Proteins encoded together in one Streptomyces sp. B1I3 window:
- a CDS encoding amino-acid N-acetyltransferase, which translates to MSSELPQTDPETALDTAFHTDPSVNRPAITVRRARTSDVASVRALLDGYVSEGILLDKATVTLYEDIQEFWVAERDEDARVIGCGALHVMWEDLAEVRTLAVDHSIKGAGVGHQVLDKLLQTARWLGVRRVFCLTFEVDFFAKHGFTEIGETPVDGDVYSELLRSYDEGVAEFLGLERVKPNTLGNSRMLLHL; encoded by the coding sequence ATGTCCTCAGAGCTGCCGCAAACCGATCCGGAAACCGCGCTGGATACAGCTTTTCATACCGACCCGTCGGTAAATAGGCCGGCCATCACCGTCCGGCGTGCCAGGACCAGCGACGTGGCGTCCGTCCGCGCTCTCCTTGACGGGTACGTCTCCGAAGGGATCCTGCTCGACAAAGCGACGGTCACCCTTTACGAGGACATCCAGGAGTTCTGGGTCGCCGAACGCGACGAGGACGCCCGGGTCATCGGGTGCGGCGCGCTGCACGTGATGTGGGAAGACCTCGCCGAAGTGCGCACTCTCGCCGTCGATCACAGCATCAAGGGTGCGGGAGTCGGGCACCAGGTTCTGGACAAGCTCTTGCAGACCGCGCGCTGGCTCGGTGTCCGGCGGGTTTTCTGCCTCACCTTCGAAGTCGACTTCTTTGCGAAGCACGGCTTCACCGAGATCGGCGAGACGCCCGTCGACGGAGATGTCTACAGCGAGCTGCTGCGTTCCTATGACGAGGGCGTGGCGGAGTTCCTGGGTCTCGAACGAGTGAAGCCGAACACCTTGGGCAACAGCCGGATGCTTCTGCACCTGTGA
- a CDS encoding Lsr2 family protein, with the protein MAQKVQVLLVDDLDGVEADETVTFALDGKTYEIDLTTTNADKLRGLLEPYTKSGRRTGGRAATGRGKGRAVSGGNKDTAEIRKWARENGHNVNDRGRVPAEIREAYEKANG; encoded by the coding sequence GTGGCACAGAAGGTTCAGGTCCTTCTTGTTGATGACCTCGACGGTGTCGAGGCGGACGAGACCGTCACGTTCGCTCTGGATGGCAAGACGTACGAGATCGACCTCACGACGACCAACGCGGACAAGCTCCGTGGTCTTCTCGAGCCGTACACCAAGAGTGGCCGTCGCACCGGTGGTCGCGCGGCGACCGGCCGTGGCAAGGGCCGCGCCGTTTCCGGTGGCAACAAGGACACTGCGGAGATCCGTAAGTGGGCGCGCGAGAACGGCCACAATGTGAATGACCGTGGTCGTGTCCCGGCCGAGATCCGTGAGGCTTACGAGAAGGCCAACGGCTGA